A stretch of Geomonas oryzisoli DNA encodes these proteins:
- a CDS encoding Ig-like domain-containing protein: MEIMKRSLLGVVMLMITACGGGGGGTSSGNGDSTAPTVALSAPANGSTVTGVTVVTADASDDVAVARVDFYLNGVKQGSDSTAPYTYSWDPSTLARGTYNWTAKAYDAANNERQSAAVTVTVPVYATMSTVVSGSAAVGTVTLAGLPVAAPYGLNFVVTMPAGATLSAVSTSGPYAGSGLASIAGGNSLILASSNIATGEIMTVSFANLPVGTQASDLGVSVSAVYDGNGNQIQ, encoded by the coding sequence ATGGAGATTATGAAGAGATCGCTGCTGGGCGTAGTCATGCTTATGATCACGGCGTGCGGAGGCGGGGGAGGGGGGACATCCTCCGGAAATGGAGACAGCACCGCCCCCACCGTCGCCCTCTCCGCTCCGGCAAACGGCTCGACCGTGACCGGGGTCACCGTTGTCACCGCGGATGCAAGCGACGACGTAGCTGTGGCGCGGGTTGATTTCTACTTAAACGGTGTGAAGCAAGGGAGTGACAGTACAGCTCCCTATACCTACTCCTGGGATCCGTCCACTCTTGCCAGGGGAACCTACAACTGGACGGCCAAAGCCTACGATGCCGCCAACAACGAGCGGCAATCCGCGGCTGTCACGGTCACGGTCCCGGTTTATGCCACCATGAGTACCGTCGTGAGCGGCAGCGCTGCGGTCGGCACCGTAACGTTGGCCGGGCTCCCGGTTGCAGCCCCTTACGGCCTGAACTTCGTGGTGACCATGCCTGCCGGCGCCACCCTGTCGGCGGTCAGCACCTCGGGGCCTTATGCGGGCAGCGGTCTTGCCAGCATCGCGGGGGGCAACAGTCTCATCCTTGCCAGCAGCAACATAGCGACCGGTGAGATCATGACCGTAAGCTTTGCCAACCTGCCCGTGGGCACGCAGGCGAGCGACCTCGGCGTCTCGGTGTCGGCGGTGTATGACGGTAACGGCAACCAGATCCAGTAA
- a CDS encoding Ig-like domain-containing protein, with product MFLLLSFPGTCLATSVTLAWDPSPDTDLAGYRIYYQANSANLPFQGTGAVQGSAPVDGGNVTTASITGLDPANAYYFAVTAYDSTGQESVYSNIVQVPETLPPVVSVTSPTDNTTVGGTVAISAAATDNAGIAKVQFLVNGSPVYEATAAPYTYIWNAASLPAGSYAIAAKAVDISGNEALSKAVNVSVAGDVILPTVSLAVPPADATVAGTINISANASDNVGVAKLELSIDSAVLLSSNQSPVSYILNTTNFANGSHLISARAYDAAGNSGVASATVVIDNGTTQTASSSTPSTSTPSTSTSGPAPLTLADAQLALQIASGQLTPTIEQTLRLDLAPYLNGQSQPNGKVDTGDVVVILAKLTGKL from the coding sequence TTGTTCCTGCTGTTATCCTTCCCCGGCACTTGTCTTGCCACCAGCGTCACACTGGCTTGGGACCCGAGCCCTGACACCGACCTGGCCGGCTACCGGATCTACTACCAGGCCAACAGTGCCAACCTCCCGTTCCAAGGGACCGGGGCAGTCCAAGGAAGCGCCCCGGTGGATGGCGGCAACGTCACCACGGCGAGTATCACTGGTCTCGACCCCGCCAATGCTTATTACTTTGCCGTGACAGCTTACGACTCCACCGGCCAGGAGAGCGTCTACTCCAATATTGTGCAGGTTCCCGAGACACTGCCGCCCGTTGTCAGCGTGACCTCGCCCACCGACAACACCACGGTGGGAGGAACCGTCGCCATCAGCGCCGCCGCAACAGACAACGCCGGCATCGCCAAGGTACAGTTCCTGGTCAACGGCTCTCCCGTCTACGAGGCGACCGCCGCTCCCTACACCTACATCTGGAATGCGGCCTCCCTGCCGGCCGGGAGTTACGCAATCGCGGCAAAAGCCGTCGACATCTCTGGAAACGAGGCGCTCTCCAAAGCTGTAAATGTTTCCGTGGCTGGGGACGTGATCTTGCCCACAGTTTCCCTGGCTGTGCCTCCCGCCGATGCCACGGTAGCCGGGACCATCAACATATCGGCAAACGCCAGTGACAACGTCGGTGTTGCCAAGCTCGAGCTTTCCATCGACAGTGCCGTGTTGTTGAGCAGCAACCAAAGTCCGGTTAGTTACATACTGAATACCACCAACTTTGCCAACGGCAGCCACCTCATCAGCGCCCGGGCATATGATGCAGCCGGCAACAGCGGCGTCGCTTCGGCTACCGTCGTCATAGATAACGGCACCACCCAGACCGCTTCGAGCTCAACTCCCTCGACCTCAACTCCTTCAACCTCAACCTCGGGGCCCGCTCCGCTTACGCTGGCAGACGCGCAGCTCGCCCTGCAGATCGCCTCGGGCCAGCTCACTCCCACTATCGAGCAGACTCTGCGTCTGGACCTGGCGCCCTATCTGAACGGCCAGTCACAGCCCAACGGCAAGGTCGATACCGGCGATGTCGTGGTCATCCTTGCCAAGCTGACGGGAAAGCTGTGA
- a CDS encoding Ig-like domain-containing protein, with translation MKAQCILQFLLAFVLVPVAAFPSTVNLQWDPSTDPALAGYRVYYQANNSTLPFAGTGAAEGAAPVDVSTSTTASISGLDPGSSYYFAVTAYDTKGAESVYSNVVQVKEMVPPVVAITSPSASTTVNGSVAVQVSAADNVGVSNVELYVNGSLQASGNSAPYTFNWPTASLAPGQYTLTAKAYDAAGNVGSAEEVVFVAGDTAVPTVTIMAPGNNKQVSGTVAVTASATDNVGVTGFALYDNSSLIYAANQGTLNYNWNTANAGNGSHTLVAIASDAAGNAGSASVTVTVANDLVPPSVNIVSPTSPILNNANLKIAATAQDNVAVVRMEAYVDGVLLLGTNSGSISASAKVGAGTHTVTVCAYDAAGNKGSKAVSVSR, from the coding sequence TTGAAAGCTCAGTGTATTCTGCAGTTCCTGCTCGCCTTTGTTCTTGTTCCTGTCGCAGCTTTCCCCTCGACCGTAAACCTTCAATGGGATCCTTCCACCGATCCCGCTCTCGCCGGGTACCGGGTCTATTATCAGGCCAACAACTCGACCCTGCCGTTTGCCGGCACCGGTGCGGCGGAGGGGGCGGCCCCGGTCGACGTTTCCACAAGCACCACCGCTTCCATAAGCGGCCTCGATCCCGGCAGCTCCTACTACTTCGCGGTTACCGCCTACGACACCAAGGGTGCGGAAAGCGTCTACTCCAATGTCGTACAGGTGAAGGAGATGGTCCCCCCGGTCGTGGCAATCACGTCCCCCTCTGCCAGTACGACCGTCAACGGCTCGGTCGCGGTCCAGGTCAGCGCCGCCGACAATGTCGGGGTGAGCAACGTGGAGCTCTACGTGAACGGGAGCCTTCAGGCCAGCGGCAACTCCGCCCCCTACACCTTCAACTGGCCCACCGCCTCGCTCGCCCCCGGCCAGTACACCCTCACCGCCAAGGCGTACGACGCGGCCGGCAACGTGGGGAGCGCCGAGGAAGTGGTCTTCGTTGCCGGCGATACGGCCGTTCCGACCGTCACCATCATGGCGCCGGGGAACAACAAGCAGGTCAGCGGCACCGTGGCCGTCACCGCCAGCGCAACCGACAACGTCGGAGTCACCGGTTTCGCCCTGTACGACAACTCCTCTCTCATCTACGCCGCCAACCAGGGAACGCTCAACTACAACTGGAACACCGCCAACGCCGGGAACGGTTCCCATACCCTGGTCGCCATAGCCTCCGATGCCGCCGGGAACGCAGGCTCCGCCAGCGTCACCGTGACCGTAGCCAACGACCTTGTCCCCCCGAGTGTCAACATCGTTTCCCCCACGTCCCCCATACTCAACAACGCCAACCTGAAGATCGCCGCTACGGCCCAGGACAACGTGGCCGTAGTCAGGATGGAGGCCTACGTCGACGGAGTGCTGCTATTGGGGACCAACTCCGGGTCAATCAGTGCTTCGGCAAAGGTCGGTGCCGGCACCCACACCGTGACCGTCTGCGCCTACGATGCGGCCGGCAACAAGGGGAGCAAGGCGGTCTCGGTATCGAGGTAG
- a CDS encoding YdcF family protein: MKPARLRLAAALLCGFVAFVVIPSFPRVRAVLAAPLFVTESGARGDACYVLAGGETIWERLNAAADLVHLGRVPCIYLMDNPARDQYNVRAGRSWSRGRWYVDYLVWRGVPAQRIRVISSADGFFGTRTEARNLASHLDAGVRRLVIVSSAPHMRRALLAFRRALPVQVAVIPYAATDVENSQELHYPLWIEYAKLAVYYALW, from the coding sequence ATGAAGCCGGCGCGCCTCAGACTCGCTGCCGCGCTTTTGTGCGGTTTCGTCGCCTTCGTGGTAATCCCTTCCTTCCCGCGGGTACGCGCCGTCCTCGCCGCCCCCCTGTTCGTCACCGAGAGCGGGGCGCGCGGCGACGCATGTTACGTGCTGGCCGGCGGGGAGACCATCTGGGAGCGCCTGAACGCCGCCGCCGACCTCGTGCACCTGGGGAGGGTGCCGTGCATCTACTTGATGGATAATCCCGCCCGTGATCAGTACAACGTGAGGGCAGGGCGGTCCTGGAGCAGGGGGCGGTGGTACGTCGATTACCTGGTCTGGCGTGGGGTGCCGGCGCAGCGGATCAGGGTGATATCCAGCGCCGATGGATTCTTCGGCACCCGCACCGAGGCCCGGAACCTTGCCTCTCATCTTGATGCCGGGGTGCGCCGGTTGGTGATTGTAAGCTCAGCACCGCACATGCGGCGGGCGCTCCTCGCCTTCCGACGCGCTCTCCCCGTTCAGGTAGCCGTCATCCCCTACGCCGCCACCGACGTAGAAAACAGCCAGGAACTGCACTATCCCCTCTGGATCGAATACGCGAAGCTCGCGGTATATTACGCGTTGTGGTGA
- a CDS encoding glycosyltransferase family 2 protein codes for MGFLLFFFLFLIFYAYFGYPLSLCLLSLFRRREVAKAPVTPAVTFIITAFNEEKRIKEKLENTVALQYPADLLQVVVASDGSTDGTNDIVRGYADRGVQLLEVQTRGGKENAQKEAVAIAGGEILVFSDAATMIEPASLHRMMANFADPSIGCVSSVDRVVGRDGKPCGEGAYVRYEMWLRDLEGRVNSLVGLSGSFFAARKEVCRDFSPEMQSDFRTLLNSMRLGLRGVGDPEVIGLYQDVTDSSREFDRKVRTVLRGLTVFFKNLEFLNPFRYGLFAYQFFCHKLLRWLVPFFLAAALLINAVLAGGCYLYLSLFLLQAVFYLLALAGWKSPSLTRTLAVKLPLYFATVNLAIAVAWVRYLRGNRLVMWTPSER; via the coding sequence ATGGGGTTTCTCCTGTTTTTCTTTCTGTTCCTGATCTTTTACGCCTACTTCGGCTACCCGCTCTCGCTGTGCCTGCTCTCGCTGTTCCGCCGCCGCGAGGTGGCGAAGGCACCGGTCACCCCTGCCGTCACCTTCATAATCACCGCATTCAACGAGGAGAAGCGGATCAAAGAGAAGCTCGAGAATACAGTGGCGCTCCAGTATCCCGCGGATCTGCTCCAGGTCGTGGTGGCCTCGGACGGCTCGACCGACGGCACCAACGACATCGTGCGCGGGTATGCAGACCGCGGCGTGCAGCTCCTGGAGGTGCAGACCCGCGGCGGTAAGGAAAACGCCCAGAAGGAGGCGGTCGCCATCGCCGGCGGAGAGATTCTCGTTTTTTCGGATGCCGCTACCATGATCGAACCGGCCAGCCTGCACCGGATGATGGCCAACTTCGCGGACCCCTCCATCGGGTGCGTGAGCAGCGTCGACCGGGTGGTCGGACGGGACGGAAAGCCGTGCGGGGAGGGGGCCTACGTCCGCTACGAGATGTGGCTCAGGGATCTGGAGGGGAGGGTGAACTCCCTGGTCGGCCTGAGCGGCTCTTTCTTCGCCGCCAGGAAGGAGGTCTGCCGCGACTTCTCGCCGGAGATGCAGAGCGATTTCAGGACCCTCTTGAACAGCATGCGACTCGGCCTGCGCGGCGTGGGGGACCCGGAGGTGATCGGTCTGTACCAGGACGTCACCGACAGCAGCCGCGAGTTCGACCGCAAGGTGAGGACCGTGCTCAGGGGGCTCACGGTCTTTTTCAAGAACCTCGAGTTCCTGAACCCCTTTCGCTACGGTCTTTTCGCCTACCAGTTCTTCTGCCACAAGCTGCTGCGCTGGCTGGTGCCGTTCTTCCTGGCCGCGGCCCTGCTCATCAATGCTGTGCTGGCCGGCGGTTGCTATTTGTACCTGTCCCTCTTCCTGCTGCAAGCCGTCTTCTACCTTTTGGCCCTTGCCGGCTGGAAAAGCCCCTCTCTGACCCGGACCCTTGCGGTGAAGCTTCCGCTTTATTTCGCCACGGTCAATCTCGCCATTGCCGTCGCCTGGGTGCGCTACCTGCGCGGTAACCGCCTGGTGATGTGGACCCCTTCCGAGCGATGA
- a CDS encoding glycosyltransferase family 4 protein, with the protein MIKVCHIISGDLWAGAEVMACHLLRELAKDTDLVLSVVVLNEGRLATELREANLAVTVLDECRHSVVPLLGLVRGHLEKFRPDVVHSHRYKENLLALLASAGSGARLVATQHGLPEPAGRGAVRRSLKVRMNFFILRHFFGRTVAVSDDIRGRLVGSLGFPSDRVAVVHNGIPVSPAGGAARCKSSPSFSIGSSGRLFQVKDYPFMVEVAHLVCQERDACFQLAGEGPCRGAIVEAVQRHGLQKRFTLTGHLDQMEPFYRGLDLYLNTSLHEGLPMTILEAMACGVPVVAPAVGGIGEIVTDGVDGYLIGGRDPAAFARRCIELIDDAELRSTMSRAAHHAAFTRFSATKMAQDYQRVYRDLLAD; encoded by the coding sequence ATGATTAAAGTATGCCACATCATCTCCGGAGACCTCTGGGCCGGTGCCGAGGTCATGGCCTGCCACCTGCTCAGGGAGCTAGCCAAGGATACGGATCTCGTACTCTCCGTTGTGGTGCTCAACGAGGGGCGGCTCGCCACGGAACTGAGGGAGGCGAACCTCGCCGTCACGGTTCTCGACGAGTGCCGGCACTCCGTCGTGCCCCTTCTCGGGCTGGTGCGCGGCCATCTTGAGAAATTTCGTCCCGACGTGGTGCACTCGCACCGCTACAAGGAGAACCTCCTCGCGCTCCTCGCTAGTGCCGGCAGCGGTGCGCGCCTGGTGGCCACCCAGCACGGACTCCCGGAGCCCGCGGGAAGGGGAGCCGTGCGGCGCTCCCTCAAGGTGCGCATGAACTTCTTCATCCTGCGCCACTTCTTCGGCAGGACCGTCGCCGTCTCGGACGACATCCGGGGACGCCTGGTCGGCTCGCTCGGCTTCCCCTCCGATCGGGTGGCCGTCGTGCACAACGGCATACCGGTTTCTCCTGCAGGTGGCGCGGCCCGATGCAAATCTTCCCCATCCTTCAGCATCGGCTCCTCCGGCAGACTGTTCCAGGTCAAGGACTACCCCTTCATGGTTGAGGTGGCGCATCTGGTCTGCCAGGAGCGCGACGCCTGCTTTCAGCTGGCGGGGGAGGGGCCTTGCCGCGGCGCCATAGTCGAGGCCGTCCAGCGGCATGGGCTGCAGAAGCGGTTCACGCTGACGGGACATCTCGATCAGATGGAGCCTTTCTACCGGGGGCTCGATCTCTACCTCAACACCTCGCTGCACGAGGGTCTCCCGATGACGATCCTGGAGGCCATGGCATGCGGTGTACCGGTTGTCGCCCCCGCCGTGGGGGGGATCGGTGAGATAGTTACCGACGGCGTGGACGGATACCTCATCGGCGGACGCGATCCCGCCGCCTTCGCCCGGCGTTGCATCGAACTGATCGACGACGCCGAACTCCGCTCGACCATGTCCAGGGCCGCCCACCATGCGGCTTTCACAAGATTTTCCGCGACGAAGATGGCGCAGGACTACCAACGGGTCTACCGGGATCTCCTGGCTGACTGA
- a CDS encoding Ig-like domain-containing protein, with the protein MQSPNLFQRISRRALGQILLDGKFVSKRALNQAIREQKTTHELLGGALVRMGVLKPEDLAAPLLIQQHLSHIEDAVKLAAGDRQLLGALLVQSGKITMQQLDEAIAEQKRTGERLGEVFTRLGMLSEQQLKGLLDWQQNQGSPTSTPLRLGELLIATGHITRSQLERALARQSQTGKKLGDVLVAEGYLRRSEVNRAVRLQKMCVNAVVAAIMAMGMSSAASAASVSLQWDPSTDATVVGYKVYYETDSTAVPFQGAIPVDVQNITSATIANLDPSHSYSFAITAYNAAGEESSYSNVLTVAEMQAPTTAITYPSNSSTVAGTVSVTADATDNVGVTKVEFYVNGALAATVPTSPYVYSWNTGALAPGSYTLTTKAYDAAGNIGQSQGVTVNVANDLSAPSVSLTSPANNMTVSGSVSIAANATDNVGVSRVEFYLNNSLLTATNMAPYTYAWDSRTVPNGVYTVTAKAYDAAGNLGQSQVLTINVSNDLIAPSVSLTSPLSGATLTGTVTVSASASDNVGVSKVEFYRNNVLQATVATAPYSYSWTTTSVANGSYTLTAKAYDAAGNVAQSQNSTVTVSNDTTAPTVAITSPATGAVVSGTINVTVNATDNVGVSKVEYYLSGKLIATSSVAPFSSSWNTTTVTDGGYTLTAKAYDAAGNVAQSSNTSVTVSNGTTATTAGKSGTVKKK; encoded by the coding sequence ATGCAGAGCCCAAACCTATTCCAACGCATCTCCAGACGCGCGCTCGGCCAAATACTGCTCGACGGTAAATTCGTGTCGAAGCGGGCCCTCAATCAAGCCATCAGGGAACAAAAGACCACCCACGAACTCTTGGGAGGCGCCCTGGTCAGGATGGGGGTACTCAAGCCTGAGGACCTCGCCGCCCCGCTGCTGATTCAGCAGCACTTAAGCCACATCGAAGACGCCGTCAAGCTGGCTGCCGGCGACCGGCAGCTTCTGGGCGCCCTGCTGGTGCAGTCCGGGAAGATCACGATGCAGCAGCTCGACGAGGCGATCGCCGAGCAGAAGCGAACCGGGGAGCGCCTGGGCGAGGTATTCACGCGCCTCGGCATGCTGAGCGAACAGCAGCTGAAGGGGCTCCTTGACTGGCAGCAGAACCAGGGTAGCCCCACCAGCACGCCCCTCAGACTGGGCGAATTGCTCATCGCCACCGGGCACATCACCCGCAGCCAGTTGGAACGGGCACTCGCCAGGCAGAGCCAGACCGGCAAGAAGCTCGGTGATGTCCTGGTCGCCGAGGGGTATCTGCGCAGGAGCGAGGTCAACCGTGCGGTACGCCTGCAGAAGATGTGCGTCAACGCCGTCGTCGCCGCCATTATGGCCATGGGGATGAGCAGCGCGGCCTCCGCAGCCTCCGTCTCCCTGCAGTGGGACCCCTCCACGGACGCCACCGTCGTCGGTTACAAGGTATATTACGAGACCGACTCCACGGCGGTACCGTTTCAGGGTGCGATACCGGTGGACGTCCAGAACATCACCTCCGCCACCATCGCCAATCTCGACCCGTCCCATTCCTACAGCTTCGCCATCACCGCTTATAATGCCGCAGGGGAAGAGAGTTCTTACTCGAACGTGCTGACCGTAGCCGAGATGCAGGCGCCTACCACCGCCATTACCTATCCGTCCAACTCGTCGACCGTAGCGGGGACAGTATCGGTCACGGCCGATGCCACTGACAACGTAGGGGTGACCAAGGTGGAGTTTTACGTGAACGGGGCGCTCGCCGCGACGGTCCCCACCTCGCCGTACGTCTATTCATGGAACACGGGCGCCCTTGCTCCCGGCAGTTACACCCTGACGACCAAGGCGTACGACGCAGCAGGAAACATCGGCCAGTCCCAGGGAGTAACAGTCAACGTTGCCAACGATCTGAGTGCCCCATCGGTATCCCTCACATCTCCTGCAAACAACATGACGGTGAGCGGGTCGGTGAGCATCGCCGCCAACGCCACCGATAACGTCGGAGTGAGCAGAGTCGAGTTCTATCTGAACAACTCCCTCCTGACAGCCACCAACATGGCGCCCTACACCTACGCCTGGGACAGCAGGACCGTCCCCAACGGGGTCTATACGGTAACGGCAAAGGCGTACGACGCGGCCGGCAACCTCGGCCAGTCCCAAGTCCTGACCATCAACGTATCAAACGACCTCATCGCCCCAAGCGTCAGCCTGACCTCTCCGCTTTCCGGAGCCACGCTGACCGGCACCGTCACAGTCTCTGCCAGTGCAAGCGACAACGTGGGCGTGAGCAAGGTCGAGTTCTATCGGAACAACGTACTGCAGGCGACAGTCGCCACGGCACCCTACAGCTACAGCTGGACAACCACGAGCGTCGCCAACGGCAGCTACACGTTGACGGCCAAGGCCTACGATGCCGCAGGAAACGTGGCACAATCTCAAAACTCTACCGTCACGGTTTCCAATGACACTACCGCACCGACCGTCGCCATAACCTCACCGGCAACAGGAGCCGTGGTCAGTGGCACGATCAACGTAACCGTTAACGCAACGGACAATGTCGGCGTAAGCAAAGTGGAGTATTACCTGAGCGGCAAACTTATCGCGACCTCGTCGGTCGCCCCCTTCAGCAGCAGCTGGAACACGACGACGGTCACCGATGGAGGCTATACGCTTACAGCCAAGGCCTATGACGCGGCCGGCAACGTCGCTCAATCAAGCAACACATCCGTTACCGTCAGCAACGGAACTACAGCGACGACTGCCGGCAAATCAGGGACCGTGAAGAAAAAGTGA
- a CDS encoding heparin lyase I family protein, producing MKNVIFSFVLCLMAQLIFLSSTSHAGVFFKDGFESGDKAHTENGAKWLSSSSTVTISSDIARTGNKSMKFHFAGVPLGQDDDAEQRFSLGSARPDVYIQYYVFFPLNYVHRNDSPTNNKAIMLWDEEANYTWARAKMGAHLWYNSAGDALSPFTGLDFNYSPPQLTCKTGSGSNTSIDSISLAISNFGKWTLDKTFLGRWLCFEWHFKLDSGAGDGALEFWVDGVKQFGQTNMKWNGAPCSPGYFKTGYLFGWANSGFDVDTDIYVDDVTFSDMYIPVAPRNVIRQ from the coding sequence ATGAAAAACGTTATTTTTTCTTTTGTGCTGTGTTTGATGGCGCAACTTATATTTCTAAGCAGCACCTCACATGCGGGCGTATTTTTCAAAGATGGGTTTGAATCCGGTGATAAAGCTCATACCGAGAATGGGGCGAAGTGGCTCTCATCGAGTTCAACCGTCACCATTTCAAGCGACATCGCACGGACAGGAAACAAGTCCATGAAGTTCCATTTCGCCGGTGTACCTCTGGGGCAGGATGACGATGCCGAGCAGCGATTCTCACTAGGGAGCGCCAGACCGGATGTGTACATCCAGTACTATGTTTTCTTCCCCTTAAATTACGTCCACAGAAACGATTCCCCTACCAACAATAAAGCGATCATGCTATGGGACGAGGAGGCCAACTACACGTGGGCACGCGCCAAAATGGGAGCCCATCTCTGGTACAACTCCGCAGGCGACGCTTTGTCCCCATTCACCGGTCTGGACTTCAATTACTCTCCTCCGCAACTGACGTGCAAGACGGGGAGCGGTTCCAACACCTCCATTGACAGCATAAGCCTGGCAATATCCAATTTCGGCAAATGGACACTGGACAAGACATTCCTGGGAAGATGGCTCTGCTTCGAGTGGCACTTCAAACTGGATTCCGGAGCCGGCGACGGTGCTCTGGAGTTTTGGGTAGACGGCGTGAAGCAGTTCGGCCAGACCAACATGAAATGGAATGGCGCCCCCTGCTCTCCCGGCTATTTCAAGACGGGATACCTTTTCGGGTGGGCCAATTCCGGCTTTGACGTAGATACTGACATCTATGTCGATGACGTGACGTTCTCCGACATGTACATTCCCGTCGCCCCCAGAAACGTAATCAGACAATAA
- a CDS encoding phenylacetate--CoA ligase family protein, which yields MSFARLYDKLPYPLQSVAFDAYCRRLYSKRYGDRFEEASRALEAFERLPRADMVGYQEEKLRELVRHCYQTVPYYRRIMEQMKLVPADFRSMADLVKLPILTKADVRKFGNEMISSAFTEKDLVHGHTSGTTGTPLDFFWDRDAWFLNNVFDWRQKRWGGMRQGEPYALLLGRTIVSPRRQTPPFWQFNKHENQLWVSSFHLSRRFLPAISEKLAAFRPAFLEGYPSTLFVLAKLLDEAGLTLKVRAVFTSSEPLLAAQRALLERVFSCEVFDYYGQAERVIWGTECGEHNGKHANPDYGITEVVDAAGVPVPAGTTGRLIGTSLVNMGMPFLRYQVGDISSLNESQCACGSAMPLLGEIQTKQEDIIITPSGRYVSASVLTHPFKPLKNVLMSQLVQQSSSELLVKIVKGGKYEDGDTRQLLSGLDERLGGEMTIRVEFVEDIEREPSGKFKWVKCYRGSGMTLDQSKPQD from the coding sequence ATGTCCTTTGCGCGCCTGTACGACAAGTTGCCGTACCCCCTGCAGAGCGTCGCTTTCGACGCGTACTGCAGGCGCCTCTACTCGAAGAGGTACGGCGATCGATTCGAGGAGGCTTCCCGCGCCCTGGAAGCCTTTGAAAGGCTGCCGCGCGCCGACATGGTCGGGTACCAGGAGGAAAAGCTGCGCGAACTGGTCCGGCACTGCTACCAGACGGTTCCCTACTACCGGCGCATCATGGAGCAGATGAAACTGGTTCCCGCCGATTTCAGGAGCATGGCCGATCTCGTCAAACTCCCGATACTCACCAAGGCCGACGTGCGCAAGTTCGGCAATGAGATGATCTCTTCCGCTTTCACTGAAAAGGATCTGGTGCACGGGCACACCAGTGGGACCACGGGGACTCCTCTCGACTTCTTCTGGGACCGCGATGCGTGGTTTCTGAACAACGTCTTTGACTGGCGCCAGAAGAGATGGGGGGGGATGCGGCAGGGCGAGCCGTACGCCTTGTTGCTGGGCAGGACCATCGTCTCCCCCCGCAGGCAGACGCCCCCCTTCTGGCAGTTCAACAAACATGAGAATCAGCTGTGGGTGTCTTCGTTCCATCTCAGTCGCCGGTTCCTGCCGGCGATTTCCGAAAAGTTGGCCGCGTTCAGGCCTGCGTTTCTGGAAGGGTATCCCTCCACGCTCTTCGTCCTTGCCAAATTGTTGGACGAGGCGGGCCTTACGCTGAAGGTAAGGGCGGTCTTCACTTCCTCAGAGCCGTTGCTCGCGGCGCAACGTGCTCTTTTGGAGAGGGTCTTCTCCTGCGAGGTGTTCGATTACTATGGACAGGCGGAGAGGGTCATCTGGGGGACGGAGTGCGGTGAGCACAACGGCAAACATGCCAACCCGGATTACGGCATAACCGAGGTGGTCGACGCGGCAGGCGTTCCGGTCCCGGCCGGCACTACCGGCCGGCTTATCGGCACGAGCCTGGTTAATATGGGAATGCCGTTTCTGCGGTACCAGGTAGGAGACATCTCCAGTCTCAACGAGTCGCAGTGTGCCTGCGGCTCAGCGATGCCGTTATTGGGAGAGATTCAGACCAAGCAGGAGGACATCATCATCACTCCCTCCGGGCGCTACGTCTCGGCATCCGTGCTGACCCACCCGTTCAAGCCGCTGAAAAACGTGCTGATGTCCCAACTGGTACAGCAAAGCAGCAGCGAGCTCCTGGTGAAGATAGTGAAAGGCGGCAAGTACGAGGATGGTGACACTCGGCAGCTTCTCAGCGGCCTCGATGAGCGCCTGGGGGGCGAGATGACGATTCGGGTCGAATTCGTCGAGGACATCGAGCGAGAGCCCAGCGGAAAGTTCAAGTGGGTCAAATGTTACCGTGGCAGCGGCATGACCTTGGATCAGTCGAAACCGCAGGACTAG